Proteins from a genomic interval of Heteronotia binoei isolate CCM8104 ecotype False Entrance Well chromosome 5, APGP_CSIRO_Hbin_v1, whole genome shotgun sequence:
- the LOC132571985 gene encoding olfactory receptor 2D3-like, which translates to MADDLEWENQSSVSEFILLGFSSQPQMQLMLFVAFLVLYLLTLLGNSLIITLIMTDSRLHTPMYFLLANLSFLDISYTTTTVPQMLIHLLSKRKTISYARCAAQMYIFLSLGITECVLYAVMAYDRYVAICYPLRYTIIMSRPSCIKLAAGSWTCGFLFAMMHTGFTMRLPYCGPNEINHFFCEVPAILKLACADTRVNEMVDFVLGVILLMTPLSLIVVSYCLIFAAVLKIRSTEGKFKAFSTCSSHITVVTLFYSAAMFMYMRPASSYKPERDKKFSLFYNVVSALLNPFIYSLRNKYVKGALVKLICKE; encoded by the coding sequence ATGGCAGATGATCTTGAATGGGAAAATCAGAGTTCTGTGTCGGAATTCATCCTGTTGGGCTTCTCAAGCCAGCCCCAAATGCAACTGATGCTGTTTGTTGCCTTTCTAGTCCTGTACCTTCTGACCCTGTTGGGCAACAGTCTCATTATCACCCTCATCATGACAGACTCTCGCCTCCACACACCTATGTACTTTCTCTTGGCCAACCTTTCCTTCTTGGATATTAGCTATACCACCACCACAGTGCCCCAGATGTTAATAcacctcctctccaagaggaaaaCCATTTCTTATGCTCGCTGTGCTGCCCAAATGTACATCTTCCTGTCCTTGGGGATAACCGAGTGTGTCCTCTATGCTGTGATGGCTTATGATAGATATGTTGCCATCTGTTACCCATTGCGTTACACCATCATCATGAGCAGACCTTCCTGTATCAAGCTTGCTGCTGGGTCTTGGACCTGTGGCTTTCTCTTTGCCATGATGCACACTGGCTTCACTATGAGGTTGCCCTACTGTGGCCCAAATGAGATCAACCACTTCTTCTGTGAAGTGCCAGCCATCTTAAAATTGGCCTGTGCAGACACACGGGTCAATGAGATGGTGGACTTTGTGCTAGGTGTGATTCTACTGATGACCCCTCTTTCTTTGATTGTGGTGTCTTACTGTTTAATCTTTGCGGCTGTTTTGAAGATCCGCTCCACTGAAGGCAAGTTCAAGGCATTTTCTACTTGTAGTTCACATATAACTGTTGTGACCCTCTTCTACAGCGCCGCCATGTTCATGTACATGCGCCCAGCCTCCAGCTACAAGCCAGAGAGAGACAAGAAATTTTCACTCTTTTACAATGTGGTATCTGCTTTGTTGAATCCTTTTATCTACAGTCTAAGAAACAAATATGTCAAAGGAGCCCTGGTCAAACTGATCTGTAAAGAATAG
- the LOC132571459 gene encoding olfactory receptor 2T2-like, whose amino-acid sequence MDKMNRTLWTEFVFLGLLNHTTTHTIFFGALLVAFLIALFGNCLFLLLIQAGSAFQTPMYFFLSQLSFIDICQIFTIVPKMSMDFLNKKNVISLAGCGIQIFFTMTMGGGECLLLTVMSYDRYVAICKPLQYPVLMTRRICLVLSSGVWIGASFHALIHTIFVIHLPFCKSNVINQFFCTVPSVLKLSCSETSTYEKGLFLAGIVILLSPFSVILASYISILLTVLGMQSIEGRRKAFGTCISHLCVVGIFYGAASFNYMRPGSYRTPQQDKIVSVFCDTVTPMLNPLIYSLRNRDVLAVLKKSLGKCGNSQRLRHSRLLR is encoded by the coding sequence ATGGACAAGATGAACAGGACATTATGGACTGAGTTTGTTTTCCTTGGGTTACTGAACCACACAACAACCCACACAATTTTCTTTGGTGCTCTTCTAGTTGCCTTCCTTATTGCCTTGTTTGGAAATTGTCTCTTTCTTTTGCTGATCCAAGcaggttctgcttttcagacccCCATGTATTTCTTCCTCAGTCAGTTGTCCTTCATAGACATTTGTCAGATCTTCACCATTGTTCCTAAAATGTCAATGGACTTCTTAAATAAGAAGAATGTCATTTCATTGGCTGGATGTGGCATCCAGATATTCTTCACAATGACCATGGGAGGGGGAGAATGTCTCTTGCTGACTGTGATGTCCTATGACAGGTATGTGGCAATATGCAAACCCTTGCAATATCCTGTACTCATGACCAGGAGGATCTGCCTAGTCTTGTCATCAGGAGTCTGGATTGGTGCCTCTTTCCATGCTCTGATACACACCATTTTTGTCATCCATCTACCTTTCTGTAAGTCAAATGTCATCAATCAGTTTTTCTGCACAGTTCCCAGTGTGCTGAAGTTGTCCTGTTCTGAGACATCCACCTATGAGAAGGGATTATTCCTCGCAGGTATTGTGATTCTTCTTAGTCCTTTCTCAGTCATTCTGGCTTCCTATATTTCCATTCTTTTGACAGTCCTGGGAATGCAGTCAATTGAAGGAAGGCGCAAGGCATTTGGCACCTGCATATCCCACTTGTGTGTTGTAGGGATCTTCTACGGAGCAGCCAGTTTTAACTATATGAGACCTGGGTCATACAGAACACCACAACAGGATAAGATTGTCTCAGTGTTTTGTGACACTGTGACCCCTATGCTGAACCCCCTGATCTATAGTCTAAGAAACAGAGATGTTTTAGCAGTACTGAAAAAATCGCTTGGAAAATGC